The Miscanthus floridulus cultivar M001 chromosome 7, ASM1932011v1, whole genome shotgun sequence genome includes a region encoding these proteins:
- the LOC136467488 gene encoding protein TRANSPARENT TESTA GLABRA 1-like, translated as MDLPKPPSTAASSSGAETPNPHTFTCELPHSIYALAFSPAAPVLASGSFLEDLHNRVSLLSFDPVRPSAASFRALPALSFDHPYPPTKLQFNPRAAAPSLLASSADTLRIWHAPLDDLSATASAPELRSVLDNRKAASEFCAPLTSFDWNEVEPRRIGTASIDTTCTVWDIDRGVVETQLIAHDKAVHDIAWGEAGVFASVSADGSVRVFDLRDKEHSTIVYESPRPDTPLLRLAWNRSDLRYMAALLMDSSAVVVLDIRAPGVPVAELHGHRACANAVAWAPQATRHLCSAGDDGQALIWELPETAAAVPAEGIDPVLVYDAGAEINQLQWAAAHPDWMAIAFENKVQLLRV; from the coding sequence ATGGACCTACCCAAGCCGCCGTCGACGGCCGCCTCGTCGTCGGGGGCGGAGACGCCGAACCCGCACACCTTCACCTGCGAGCTCCCGCACTCGATCTACGCGCTCGCCTTCTCCCCCGCCGCACCCGTCCTCGCCTCCGGCAGCTTCCTCGAGGACCTCCACAACCGCGTCTCCCTCCTCTCCTTCGACCCCGTCCGcccctccgccgcctccttccgcgCCCTCCCGGCGCTCTCCTTTGACCACCCCTACCCACCCACCAAGCTCCAGTTCAacccccgcgccgccgcgccgtccCTCCTCGCCTCCTCCGCCGACACGCTCCGCATCTGGCACGCCCCGCTCGACGACCtctccgccaccgcctccgcgcCCGAGCTCCGCTCCGTTCTCGACAACCGCAAGGCCGCCTCCGAGTTCTGCGCGCCCCTCACCTCCTTCGACTGGAACGAGGTCGAGCCCCGCCGTATCGGGACCGCCTCCATCGACACCACCTGCACCGTCTGGGACATCGATCGCGGCGTCGTGGAGACGCAGCTCATCGCGCACGACAAGGCCGTGCACGACATCGCCTGGGGGGAGGCCGGGGTCTTCGCCTCCGTCTCGGCCGACGGCTCCGTCCGCGTCTTCGACCTCCGGGACAAGGAGCACTCCACCATCGTCTACGAGAGCCCCCGCCCCGACACGCCGCTGCTCAGGCTGGCGTGGAACCGCTCTGACCTCCGCTATATGGCCGCGCTGCTCATGGACAGCAGCGCCGTCGTCGTGCTCGACATACGTGCGCCCGGGGTGCCGGTGGCCGAGCTGCACGGACACCGGGCGTGCGCCAACGCAGTCGCGTGGGCACCGCAGGCCACGAGGCACCTCTGCTCGGCTGGGGACGACGGGCAGGCACTGATCTGGGAACTGCCCGAGACGGCGGCGGCTGTACCCGCCGAGGGGATTGATCCTGTGTTAGTGTACGATGCAGGCGCCGAAATAAACCAACTTCAGTGGGCGGCCGCCCACCCGGACTGGATGGCCATCGCCTTTGAGAACAAGGTCCAGCTTCTTAGGGTCTGA
- the LOC136464149 gene encoding mitochondrial import inner membrane translocase subunit Tim13-like: MDSFSSSLPSSGPSANPDAVMEQIKAQLAQAYAQEFLETVGNKCFEKCVTKPGSSLSGSESSCISRCVDRYIDATGIVSRALFSSQR, encoded by the exons ATGGATTCCTTCTCGTCCTCGCTGCCGTCGTCAGGTCCCAGCGCCAACCCGGACGCTGTTATGGAACAGATCAAGGCGCAGCTCGCACAGGCTTACGCGCAGGAGTTTCTTGAG ACCGTCGGGAACAAGTGCTTTGAAAAGTGCGTGACCAAGCCAGGGTCAAGCTTGAGTGGAAGCGAGAGCAGCTGCATATCACGTTGTGTTGACCGCTACATTGATGCCACTGGTATTGTCAGCCGCGCTCTGTTCAGTTCCCAGCGCTGA